Genomic window (Methanoculleus thermophilus):
TGCTCGTGCTCTTCATCACGGTTGCCATCGGGACGGCATTCCTCTGGTTCAACTACGTCGTCCTCTGATCCGATCAGGTCCTCGGGGGCCTGGACTCCAGGCTCCCCCGGGCGGCCTCAACCTCCTGGATCCGGCCGACGACCCACTTATACGCGGTCGAGGCCGCCTCCCGGGCTGAGGCGCTCGGGTCCTCTTCTCTCATCTTCGCGAGCGGCTCTCTTGCCTTGGGGTCTGCAATCGTCCCGAGGGAGAGGGCCGCCTGCGCCCGAACGAACTCGTCCGGGTCCTGGAGTGCACGGATCAGCCCGTCGACGTCCCGGGCATCCCGCATGGTGTCGATATCATCGATGGTCGCCATGAGAACCTCCTGGTCGTTTCGTCTAGGCGTCCCGGCGGTATATATGCCTTACCGGGTGGAGCGCAGGTTGCCCGACCGCTTACT
Coding sequences:
- a CDS encoding HEAT repeat domain-containing protein, with amino-acid sequence MYTAGTPRRNDQEVLMATIDDIDTMRDARDVDGLIRALQDPDEFVRAQAALSLGTIADPKAREPLAKMREEDPSASAREAASTAYKWVVGRIQEVEAARGSLESRPPRT